The Bicyclus anynana chromosome 13, ilBicAnyn1.1, whole genome shotgun sequence region attagttacctatttcttttaaatctaaagaaaaattagttacctatttatttttaaatctagagaaaaaattatttttgtaacagcTTTAACACTGCATTTTTGTAAGTTAATGGAAATTATGTGATTGTTTTGATAAAATATCAAGAAAACACCCTTTTTCAACCTTTCAAGTAAAGCAACATACATTTACATCTTGtgatatcatattattatttaaacacaagcctataaaaatttatttattgtagataaaaaaatacaaattggtGCTACTACTACAAtactactactaaaaaaaattgtatgatcCAATATTTTAATGCCAAGTTTTGAAAAAGACCATAttccaatttgaaaattaaaaaacattccAATTAGAACTTGAGTTATCTAATTTTAgggattaatttaaaaatacagttacttgaaaataatacttctatgaaatattaatttacgttgTGCAAGTACACTGGTGCAAGATTTTTTAGTGTTATCTATTTTAAACTTACAAGATAAGATTTAAATGGTCAGTTAATCCAATGAATTAACATAATCCAATGTTGTTAGGTACCTACAAAACTACTGTAATAAaacctgtttatttattttatagttatgtgAAATTAAGTATGTATGTCATGGGATTTAAACATCACGCTATAGAATAACTGTGAAAGTAGAAAGTAGGTGAATCTCCACTAACCTCTTTAACTTCCTCCTTTGGAATGCCGGCTCTTTCAATAGCTGCCTTCACTGCAACGGCACCTAGTTCTGGTGCTGAGAGACTAGCCAAGCTCCCTCGGAAGGATCCCATGGGAGTCCTAACTGCTGAAGCTATTACAACCTCATTTAGCGATACTTTCGTAGAGTACGTTGCCATGATTGATATTAGCTGATCGGGAAAAAatacgataataataatcaaggATAATTGAACAagtaattaactttaatttttttatttcagtgatGACGTAAAAtcataagttaaaaaaaatacttttaatctCTACGTCGCGTGAGAGTTCGAAACAGACTGACTGTAAAAACGCGAATGTTTTCGAATTTTATTACGACGATTTGACAgcagaaaaaaaaaaggtttacaaACCTTGCGCCTTGGAAGCATTTTCATGCTAATAAGTCCTTTCAAAAGGATCATGATTTAttcttttcaaaatataaaacgtaCTTAATCAAGATGTAACCCGTCACAAAAGACTATTATTAGAAATCAAGCGAGTTATCAACttataaattaaagaaatatttatttaaacttatctACATGAAGTTTAAATGATACACTCGGAATAAAACCTTTTACTAGAGGAAAATAGAGTCTACATTggaatgtttaaaattttaaaggaaTAATCTTTGACCCCACTGTGAGGTACCAACACTACAATATAGATAGACTAAAGAACATGATCATTACGTCAATTTCAAAACATTCGTAATCGATTTTAGCTTTGTCCCTAATATCGATATTTGATCATTTTTGTGGAAGTTTTAGATTATCAGTATGACgtaatgtttttgtttaccaGGATTGctctaattttttaaaaaaatacttattgtttaaattaCGGTTTTATATCGTGGGAAGGTACCTACacaatttaaaagtttatttagtcACAAATTATTAGGCTTAGTGATTTAACATAATCACTTTGATCTTGGGTTTTtacctatttagttttaaaatcaaTGACGACTCTATTACTAATACATATAATTGTACTAAGTATAATAGACCGGGATCTTTCAAATTCAtgattattaaccgacttccaaaaaggaggaggttctacgttcggctgtatgtatgttttttttttttttttttttttttttatgtatgtccagcgataattccgtcaattgtggaccgattttgaacattctttttttgttttgtagggtttacttccagggtggtcccatttttttcatgtcaggatctgatgatggcatcctggagaaattgaggggaactttcgaaagttgtagagacggctagtacgtttgttagtgtttccataaggtattttaaaccactacaactttatgaaggtttggagttggtctgatgatggagccgaaacacagacgatggaactcgtcaagcatttacagcagtcaccttttgtttgggcttgattaatttgtattgatgagtactttccacctatatgggttgtgactgtattaagggtctggtgatgaagacgagggacagtgaagagaactcctcgacggttcacagtagctaccttgtgtttggacttgataaatttgtattgatgagaacttaccacctaggtggattgtgactgtattaaggatctgatgatgaagacgagggacagtgaagagaactcctcgacggttcacagtagctaccttgtgtttggacttgataaatttgtattgatgagaactttccacctagatggattgtgactgtattaagggtctgatgataaagacgagggacagtgaagagaactcctcgacggttcacagtagctaccttgtgtttggacttgataaatttgtattgatgagaactttccacctagatggattgtgactgtattaagggtctgatgataaagacgagggacagtgaagagaactcctcgacggttcacagtagctaccttgtgtttggacttgataaatttgtattgatgagaactttccacctagatggattgcgactgtattaagggtctggtgatgaagacgaagcacactgaagagaactcctcgacggctcacagtagctaccttgtgtttggacttcataattttgtattgataagaactttccacttagataggtagtgacacgcagtgggtatgctaacactaaaaataaaaaaataaaaattttaataaaaaaaattcaaccgacttccaactcaaaaaataactttaactaaaaagcaaaaaataacatcctacctatgtgctaccttctgatcagtttgaaggcggtgccaagccagtgtcgtgttttaattaaagctgtttctggaataaccacagaagttttgtagtttaaacgtatttaattaaaacatcactggcttggcaccgccttcaaactgatcagaaggtagcacataggtaggatgttattttttgctttttagttaaagttattttttgagttggaagtcggttgaattttttttattaaaatttttttatcattagaattaaattttatttagttaataataataataataaagccttttatttccacatcaatttacatttcaaacgTTTGTTAGGTGtgtaagtttaaattataattatatctatatatttattctaaTGTTAGTATGGTTAGTTATCGTCTTGTGATGTGAATCCCGTtcgggtgaaggcctcctctttCTTCTTCCAGTAATCTCTATCTTTTGCGAGAGACATCCATTTCCATTCTCGCCCCgttttgataatgatgtcaTCAGCCCACCTTTTTGTTGGTCTGCCGACGCTTCTCTTTCCTGGTGGACCTTTCCAGTTTGTGACTTTTATGGTCCATCTACTGTTTTTAATTCTCGATATTAGTAATTTACGTTGCTTTAACtaaataattctaataataactctcgattattaaaaatacgataatttacttactttaactaaataattctaataataattttcgattattattagaattatttCGTAAATTACTAATATCGAGAATTAAAGACAGTAGACGGACCATAACAGTCACAAACTGGAAAtgacttcgtcatttatagaccaatttggataattcttttttggttgGAAAGGAGATGTTTCGAGGGTGGTACCATGATAAGGaaaccaggatctgatgatgaaatcctggagaaatcgagagaaACTATTGAAATTTGTAGGAGCAGCCAATGCGTTtccttattttttcataaagtattttaatgcaCTACAACTTactgaaggtctggagtcgatctgatgatggagccgaatcACTGACAAGGGAACacgtcaacggtttacagtagttaccttgtgtttgggtttgattaatttgtattgatgagaactttacattaAGATGGGTCGTGACTgtcattaagggtctggtgatggagataAAAACacttaagggaactcctcaacggtttacagcagcaaccttgtgattgggcttgataaatttgtattgatgagaactttccacctagatgtgTTGTTACTATTATTAAGGTTctaatgatgaagacgaaggtcagtttagggaactcctcaacggtttacaatagctaccttgtgattgggcatgactaatttgtattgatgagaattttccaACTAGATAGGTTGTggctgttattaatggtctgatgatgaaaactAAGGACAGTTAAGAAAACTCCTCAACGGTGGCTTTGACTGGTCCTtttatccaagtaaatataaCACGTGACCAAAAAACGcgccaagtaaatataatacacGAACAAAAACGGTAAATATAATGCTTTACCATAAATCGGCCTTCGGCCGGAGATCTGATATAGAACCTCTGGCCGTGGCTTCGGCTGGTCATTTTacccaagtaaatataatacacGAACAAAAACGCGCGGCCTACGGCCGCGCTTTACCATaaaccggccttcggccgggggatTCTTATACATATAGAGCCTCTGACCGTGGATTCATCTGGTCATTTTatacaagtaaatataatgcgagaacaaaaaacgcgcggccagattaaaattgatcagaaggtagcacttacaatattaatttatgctttttagtttagtggatacatttatgtgattttgaagtcggttgtttttttttattattattatatgtaaatataaacgTACAATCTCGATGTAAACTGGATACAGTGATTACAGTAATATATTacagtaatatataatataatacaattataattacttttttttaacattttttctattttacaaTTTCTCAATCATAATAGCAGAAGCACCTCCACCTCCGTTACATGCAGTAGCAACACCTTTTTCACCTTTCTTCAAAGCATAACATAAATGCCCTACAATACGAGCACCTGACATACCAATAGGATGTCCCAAACTAACTGCTCCACCATGTACATTAATCAGAGTAGGATCCAGATCCAGAAGCTTCTGATTACCTATTCCTACTACACTGAAGGCTTCATTTATTTCCCACAGAGTTACATCTTCCTTtggaatttttgttttttgaagtAATTTAGATATAGCAATCGTGGGTGCTATCGGGAATTCAACAGGATCACATTCGCCATCCGCGTATCCAACTATACGAGCTAGTGGCTTTACGTTCAGTCTCTGAGCAGCTTCAACGGTCATTAATACCAAAGCAGCGGCACCATCATTTAGCGATGCTGCATTGCCTGCTGTTACTGTACCATTTTCTTTTTCGAAAACAGTTGgtaaattaataagtttttcaaaatcaacTCGATGGTACTCCTCATCTTCTGAAAATATTATTGCATCACCTCGCTTCTGTGGTACTGTGACAGGTACTAATTCATctttaaaagcctttattccGTATGCAGCTTCACTTTTCTTATAGCTGTTTATTGCGTATTCATCTTGTTGTTGTCTTgatatttctagttttttagCTACAATTTCTGCGCAATTTCCCATGTGGATTTGGTTGTAAACATCTGTGAGACCATCATGTAAAATACCATCAACCAACTGAGTTCCCCCATAAGGAATTTCACCTCTTTTCAAATAATAAGGTATGTTTGACATTGATTCCATCCCACCTGCAAGGATAATGTCTTGAGTTCCCGTTTGAAGACATTGCACTGCTAATATAACAGCTTTTGTCCCTGAAGCGCACACTTTGTTGACTGTTGTACAAACTGTGCTTTGTGAAAGACCACCAAAGATAGCTGCTTGCCGAGCTGGATTTTGTCCAAGATATCCAGAACAAACATTACCCATGATAACCTAAAATAACAAAtggataattattaatatatgagtaaacaacaaaatattaattaagaaagGGTTCAAGACCTTACCTCCTTAACTTCGGTATTTGGTATGCCAGCTCTTTCAACAGCTGCTTTGACAACGATAGCACCCAATTGTGTAGCCGATAGAGGAGAAAGGGTGCCTTTAAAAGATCCTATGGGCGTTCTCACAGCCGACGCAATTACCACTTCATTTAAAGAAAGCTGGGATGccataatattttatctataacaATAAACAACAACATAGGTAAGTAATTCGTATGTATTGTATGTGTTATGTATTACCTTTCCTATTTTCTCTGTATGAGAGATGTGTTACTTACATCAATATTAAACATAGTTACATTACGAgtagaaaataaagtttttttaatcaacCTCCATCGATTAAATTATAATCGATATTAAAGCGCACTATTCGGTATTCACgtaactaaaacaaaataagtCAAAGTGTAAATTGATAAGATTTGATAAGGATGATATTATTCTGTAATCACAGTGTACAGTATTTAATGTGTAATAGCAGAGGTGCGGCATTGTCATTTGTCACCTTACGTAGGTACTTTTTAAGGAGGTAATGTCAGAGTAAAGATATGTAATTTAATACAAAGAGATGGTGAAATGCGTATACCTACGTATACATATACGTATCATAGAGTTTAAATCGCTGCAGTTGGTTTAAGTGTCtcctaaaaattatttttcactactcttgctcaaaaacactgtcatattaccactccacagcggggctaaacaagcatttcagcctctaggggctaaagaaattttgttttttttttgtaattcttgtctgttacgagtaaacaatcagggccttacctataatgattctattttcgaataaaacctcctccgttttatagtgggctagtacttggctagtactcgtaacaggcaagaattaaaaaaacaaaattactttagcccctagaggctgaaatgcttgtttagccccgctgtggtgtttttgagcaagagtagtaaaaaagtattttactcTTACATCAAATGAcattaattcaaaaaaaatttactaatattataaagaggaaagatttgattgttcgttttgtatgtattgtgtaggcttcgaaactactgaaccgaagtaaaaattccttcactgtttggaagctacactatctccgaGTGTTGTAGgcttatattttcaaaaaaattagggaacCTTcataaaactccaataatgtagtaattgtaacccaaggtgtaaaaAAATTCACCTAAAACTTTGTTTGTGTCATCAATAGTATTTATTCCCTTTCTCTGCAAATACTATTGATgtcagaataaaataatatactacgattttgcagaacacatcatttttacaaaaaaaaaatcgcgaCAGTATAATTCTAACTATTGTCATGACATAAtaagtgttattttatttaaaaaaaaataataatggaaaTGCCGCCGTTAGAAAAgctctttattttatattttgttattatttcttAAAGTAAATCACTTCAGATTCAAGACTGCTTCAATACctttatataactttttaaataatccAATTAGAACATTTCATTCGAAAGATATCAACAGTTTAAAAatgaaagttttataaatataaaagttgcgTAGTCGCCGCTCAACTCAAGAACAGCTCAACCGacttggctgaaaattggtagggagagagcttagaaccaggagaccgGTATAggatagggtagagtaggggtaaagtagggtagaggtacatTCTGGGTATGTTAGGGAAGAAGTGtacgtcaaagcgaagcttgaacgGATCCGCTAGTCCTATATATGTATAACATCGTCATTTGTTTTAGGtacttagttaaataaaaaaataaaaagtcgaACATATTTTTCGTTTTCGAACGTTTTCCTTTTGagcagttatttaattttaagattttttttggattttaatTTCAAGGATAAGTATTTAATTGCAATTGAGTCTCTTAATATCTctttaatttatcatttatcaCAGAAACATCTGAATAAGTACGTGAATAAAACtataatcgtttatttatttcttattactcCAATGCAGTCATAGTAACGTcacatgaaaaattaatttacccTTGAACTTTAACCGTGTTAGGTATTTCTTGTTGTCGTGGAACatcatatactcgtacctacctatatctaaTTCTTACACATAAACCTAGTGTTTAATTCTTATTTATGAGTCTAAAAAATACAACTACATTATCTAATACAAGTACTACGCCAATTTTACTACCGATATAATGTTAAgttatttagatattttgtgGAATAATCGCCACTTCTCTTTAGTAGTGAGAAGAGCTCGGTAGTACCTGCCTACCAtgaattaggtacctaccttttATAATTAGTACAAGGTATCTAGTACCAACAGAGAGATTGGATCAGAAGCAGAAGAGAAAAGGCTCTGTAAGGCGGGACGATAGCAGCCGTttgcataattaaataaaaatagtaggtaatcgtacctacctataattccAAGCACATCAGAGATATTTACAAGGTAAGCAAGCCTTAACTTGCATTGTTTTCCGCATTTTCACAATGTGATTGCcctcaaacaaaaataaaattaattaagtacttacctacctaacttgaataaaaaaagtacctaTCAAGACAGACAGCTCTACCAGTCAATTTTTATACCAATGCATTTCCCTATTTcagtcatacgacgttttataatacattatacTTAGTTACCTATCTAACAGTAGGGTTTCTTATACTGATACGAgttagtaaaagtatttttatgttaCAATTTTCTTTAATCATAAGttagaaaaaaacataaattatctCTAAATGCATGGACGTCTTAGCCTGTCTTAGCGGAATAGAAGTTTGCCTTATCCTGCATCATGCATCAGGCAATCATTTATTcaataggtaattattatgTGCATTCGCGTATTTAGTACTTATTAGTGGTATTAATACTTGCGCTCagaatcaaagattttatactatagatgtgATACTAGCGCGTCCgaggcggacaaaagtggctaTTTGTatcaatttcatttagtcgcattgtaaactacgaaagttattcaaacaaatattatgtaggtacctaaatattgtctacaatgtccagTTATGTCGTGTGTAcaagaaatgtaaaaactataagtattaaagtatgagtacataaatatattatgtaaataaacacaaaattgcgcATGCACTcagtcttattatatctactgtgactcagtggagtagctcaattcggatcacttttgcggtgatttttttgtaggcacataacatgtctaatagtagaaaatctttccTCAGAGTTTTCAATAGTTTAATCTGAGAacataatttatgtaaaatttagTTTCTCTTACGAATACCCTATTCGCTATTACTAGAAAGTAACTAGTCAGGCATTATGTTTttagataagtaggtatgtaagtaCTAACTTTCAGGATATCCTGTGAGGTTGAATGAAACACTCGTCGATCCACTTATGACTTCTATACTCTCAGCTAACACCAGCGTAACTGCATGGGATGTCGGTAATCGGATTGGATAGAACGACACAATAGATGAATAGACAATTCTGTGCAACTATGAAGGTCCCTAGATGCCCACACATGACATAAACGTATACAAAGTATACATAGATACCTGTTATACAAACACGAGTAATGTGCGGTTTGTAATACAATCACACGTTCAGAACGTGAGCCAGTGTCCACTGTGTAGGCACttgagtaggtatacctacctattacgtCACGcaggcacagtagatataacaagcagtataataactcggccgtatttttgaaataaatacctacagccgcgcgctccgtaaacatgtgatagggctgcccgcctccagcattttaattacatttgccaactttgtgtttccatttagttatgtgattgtaaatatacttttttttaagtaaacaaataaaatacttagtaaacagtagtaaaataggaagtgatcaataaaattataagcgtgttgttttttgattggtagatttaaataaggctgatactaatcattgatcttgaaggacctacatatatttattttggtgatgccatctaggtattaccaccacactaggtgaccaaataataaaaaatcggtcaaacgcgtgtcaggccacgcgcagtgtagggttccgtagattatgttagcactttaatcccttatgtaatgcacaaaaataccgataacgatacccccacactatagaatagacgataaaaaattgatcctgacttggcatgtagggaaggaactacaaaaaacaaattgagattgacgcTAGTagtttgataaaaaaatctggataggtatattaatatcagctggctctttactctttttattcaaatacattaaagtatgagcaacacaataatgttgttaaattcaaacaacttctttacttaacttctttattacattaaaatacaggtatacaaaacatacatgtcataagatttaaatctatgtattacataataatcaaagaaaacaacctaaatgaagaagttaataaataattatttaatatttattaccgtttacgtcatttacctatttacacaattttatcacttaagcatttattaatatatatattttttaaattatgcctttagaatacaaaatattaatcaaactttatagaaataataacttttttcctagtcgtcataattaaaaaatccaatacactgcgttcgtcaccgcggcacagtcgcaacggtcttcaccctacgatcaccccacgtacgaggtgcgtaggtatagctcgcgtttcgacctttagtatgaagtcaacCTACTGTTATACTGTGACGCAGGTTTCTGATAAGGATATAGGATATCTTATATATTTCTGATAGATATATATAGTTATaggattgaaataaaaaataagaaacggtaagtaggtaccttagattaataatgtattatgtggtaggtacctacttacttatttaaGGTTTTATTACATAATGACTTTTATtgaacactagcggacgcccgcgacttcgtccgcgtgaaactcgatgtaaacttccaTCTATCCCTgctctaccctacacctacccctaccctaacccttaACTTTTTTTCTGCCATAAGAACCTCCTGTTCTGACacatcatttttattattaaacattttataggtacccattttttttaaccgactttcaaaaaggaggaaattttacgttcggctgtatgtaatttttttatgtacctatgtcCAGCgttatttccgtcatttgtggaccgattttgaatattctttttttgattgaaGGGTTTTCTTCCAGGGTAGTCTCAtgttttcatgtcaggatctgtgTCGAGCCGGTTACTGAAAGAACCTCATCAATCTTGTTCTTTAAACGGGTTGGCACCGtgttcaaactgatcagaaggtagcacgtattttttgtgttggaagtcggttgaatttttttttatttttaccaattcTGTCAGAAATCCGCATGACGTAATGtccaatatagtttttttttctttattctttcccgtatggaaaaggcaaaggtattataccgtacagccatgtcttAAGTATTTTGTCCAGTATAGTTTGTTTCTTCAATTTGTGACATTGACATTATATGTCACAAACGCAATGACAATACAATAGTacctacattatgatataagtgcggaaAGTTGAAAAtaacagccgaggcgatattgccaA contains the following coding sequences:
- the LOC112045444 gene encoding acetyl-CoA acetyltransferase B, mitochondrial, encoding MASQLSLNEVVIASAVRTPIGSFKGTLSPLSATQLGAIVVKAAVERAGIPNTEVKEVIMGNVCSGYLGQNPARQAAIFGGLSQSTVCTTVNKVCASGTKAVILAVQCLQTGTQDIILAGGMESMSNIPYYLKRGEIPYGGTQLVDGILHDGLTDVYNQIHMGNCAEIVAKKLEISRQQQDEYAINSYKKSEAAYGIKAFKDELVPVTVPQKRGDAIIFSEDEEYHRVDFEKLINLPTVFEKENGTVTAGNAASLNDGAAALVLMTVEAAQRLNVKPLARIVGYADGECDPVEFPIAPTIAISKLLQKTKIPKEDVTLWEINEAFSVVGIGNQKLLDLDPTLINVHGGAVSLGHPIGMSGARIVGHLCYALKKGEKGVATACNGGGGASAIMIEKL